A single region of the Halopiger xanaduensis SH-6 genome encodes:
- a CDS encoding DUF1508 domain-containing protein, with translation MSSVQHVPAGQRFNRGTRAVLGLGPSLLYGGLATGTLGQMQWGERGLELSPGAAVAIGIVLFAGVGAAVLSLTRRNRQFEGTDGDRLESETEPETETETPPVLTGDAIEGAQVALRSDDGDWRWRVLRREALAESPARASTRSTATDRIERTRDAIDAAGLREVTDAAVRVYRDEDGSWRWTLGRADGSRVGSAAEGYDDREAAEAAVRLVKDCGPEADVVDVEEGAITIAKRRDRWQWQLVDDERTPLAAGADGYERRTDAVAAADTFVDRIADARVLDVDAFGVELYESGTVAPGPKPESGPDRESELDQESKSNQESETEPGEEENGENGTWAWRLVDEDSDIIADAPSAFETRPAAEDAATAALAALEDTVVTDAGEPAFERYPDAAGDADRSRTGDDDGAGSDGDAWRWRLVDDAGRTVARAPDAASTVDEVERATELIREAVSDAPVLEIDEAAYEAYSDPDSAPEDNRVGDRTEADSGGNSRNDESDAAEGTTAVADGTGTETAGARWRWRLVTADRDVVAESAASYSDAADATTALERIREDAREADVVAFKTAAFRVYENDDGDWRWRLLDEGGAVLGDSDGEHDSRNEAIEAMLTLKERAPDADVVEIDAPEFELFTDEDGVWAWRLIDAAGRRVATAPTTYASRAAARAAVDRFRGQSDSPVHAVEGATFQPAVADGAWRWRLVHPTGETLAVSGSEYPTRDELEDRIDDVRETAAAARSYTTGAVTVQLVGSETWRWRLLDRDREPILESATAYSSRAAARDAVDELEKASMSAVPIFAIDAGAAAVWLEQTDEGWRWDLIDRGREVLATAVETADKSDTTAAVDDIQRLAPLAERIDVAEASFDVVERDDGWRWRLLDGDGHPVAIGDETTETKAAARDGIDDVRSLLESASVFELEGPAFERYRTNGDEPWQWRLVDENGETLLESAQAYETREATQEAIAALQSHATDGKVTVAE, from the coding sequence GTGTCCTCCGTGCAACACGTGCCCGCCGGACAGCGGTTCAACCGCGGCACGCGGGCTGTCCTCGGGTTAGGTCCAAGTCTCCTGTACGGCGGCCTCGCAACCGGGACGCTCGGACAGATGCAGTGGGGCGAACGCGGCCTCGAGTTATCCCCCGGTGCCGCCGTCGCGATCGGGATCGTGCTTTTCGCCGGCGTCGGCGCGGCCGTACTCTCCCTTACGAGACGGAACAGACAGTTCGAAGGGACGGACGGCGACCGACTCGAGTCCGAAACCGAGCCCGAAACTGAAACCGAGACGCCGCCGGTGCTCACCGGCGACGCGATCGAAGGGGCGCAGGTCGCCCTTCGGAGCGACGACGGCGACTGGCGGTGGCGGGTGCTTCGCCGCGAGGCGCTCGCGGAGAGTCCCGCGCGGGCCTCGACCCGGTCGACGGCGACGGACCGAATCGAACGGACTCGAGACGCGATCGACGCTGCCGGGCTCCGCGAAGTAACCGACGCTGCCGTGCGCGTCTATCGCGACGAGGACGGCAGCTGGCGGTGGACGCTGGGTCGCGCGGACGGCAGCCGCGTCGGAAGCGCAGCCGAGGGCTACGACGACCGCGAGGCTGCTGAAGCCGCGGTGAGACTCGTGAAAGATTGCGGCCCCGAAGCCGACGTCGTCGACGTCGAGGAGGGGGCGATCACGATCGCGAAGCGCCGCGATCGGTGGCAGTGGCAACTGGTCGACGACGAGCGAACGCCGCTGGCCGCCGGCGCGGACGGCTACGAACGGCGCACCGACGCCGTGGCAGCCGCCGACACGTTCGTCGATCGGATCGCGGACGCACGCGTTCTCGACGTCGACGCGTTCGGCGTCGAACTCTACGAGTCTGGGACGGTTGCGCCGGGGCCGAAGCCGGAATCGGGGCCGGACCGAGAATCGGAGTTGGATCAGGAATCGAAGTCAAATCAGGAATCGGAGACCGAACCGGGGGAAGAAGAGAACGGAGAAAACGGCACGTGGGCGTGGCGTCTCGTCGACGAGGACAGCGATATCATCGCCGACGCACCCTCCGCATTCGAGACTCGACCGGCCGCCGAAGACGCCGCGACAGCAGCCCTCGCAGCCCTCGAGGATACGGTCGTCACCGATGCGGGGGAGCCCGCGTTCGAACGGTATCCCGACGCTGCCGGTGACGCCGACCGCAGCCGGACCGGCGACGACGATGGCGCAGGTAGTGACGGCGACGCCTGGCGCTGGCGGCTCGTCGACGACGCCGGCCGAACCGTCGCTCGAGCGCCGGATGCCGCGTCGACGGTCGACGAAGTAGAACGAGCCACCGAACTGATCCGCGAGGCGGTGTCCGACGCGCCCGTGCTCGAGATCGACGAGGCGGCGTACGAGGCGTACTCCGATCCCGATTCCGCGCCGGAAGACAACCGCGTTGGAGATCGCACGGAGGCGGACTCCGGTGGCAACTCGAGAAACGACGAAAGCGACGCGGCCGAAGGGACCACCGCTGTCGCTGACGGCACAGGAACTGAGACGGCCGGCGCGCGGTGGCGCTGGCGGCTCGTCACGGCCGACCGAGACGTGGTCGCCGAGAGCGCGGCGTCATACAGCGACGCAGCGGACGCGACGACAGCGCTCGAGCGCATCCGCGAGGACGCCCGCGAGGCCGACGTCGTCGCGTTCAAGACGGCCGCGTTCCGCGTTTACGAGAACGACGACGGGGACTGGCGGTGGCGGCTGCTCGACGAGGGCGGTGCCGTCCTCGGCGACAGCGACGGCGAGCACGACTCCCGCAACGAAGCTATCGAGGCGATGCTGACGCTCAAGGAGCGCGCACCCGACGCCGACGTCGTGGAGATCGACGCGCCCGAATTCGAACTGTTCACCGACGAGGACGGGGTGTGGGCCTGGCGGTTGATCGACGCCGCCGGGCGCCGCGTCGCGACGGCGCCGACGACCTACGCGAGCCGAGCGGCCGCTCGGGCGGCGGTAGACCGCTTCCGCGGTCAGTCAGACAGCCCCGTCCACGCGGTCGAGGGTGCGACGTTCCAGCCCGCCGTCGCCGACGGTGCGTGGCGCTGGCGGCTCGTTCACCCGACCGGCGAGACGCTGGCCGTCTCCGGAAGCGAGTACCCAACCCGAGACGAACTCGAGGACCGAATCGACGACGTTCGCGAGACGGCGGCCGCCGCTCGATCGTACACGACCGGCGCGGTGACGGTTCAACTCGTCGGCAGCGAGACCTGGCGCTGGCGGCTCCTCGATCGCGACCGCGAGCCGATCCTCGAGTCGGCGACGGCCTATTCCAGCCGAGCGGCGGCCCGGGACGCCGTCGACGAGCTCGAGAAGGCGTCGATGTCAGCCGTCCCGATCTTCGCGATCGACGCCGGAGCGGCCGCGGTCTGGCTCGAGCAAACCGACGAGGGCTGGCGCTGGGACCTGATCGATCGCGGCCGGGAGGTCCTCGCGACCGCGGTCGAGACGGCCGATAAATCCGATACGACGGCGGCCGTCGACGATATCCAGCGGCTGGCGCCGCTCGCCGAGCGGATCGACGTCGCCGAGGCGTCGTTCGACGTCGTCGAGCGAGACGACGGCTGGCGCTGGCGTCTCCTCGACGGCGACGGCCACCCCGTCGCGATCGGCGACGAGACGACGGAGACGAAAGCGGCCGCTCGCGACGGGATAGACGATGTTCGGTCACTCCTCGAGTCGGCGAGCGTCTTCGAACTCGAGGGACCCGCCTTCGAACGCTACCGGACGAACGGCGACGAACCGTGGCAGTGGCGACTCGTTGACGAGAACGGCGAGACGCTGCTCGAGAGCGCACAGGCCTACGAAACGCGGGAGGCGACACAAGAGGCGATCGCGGCGCTGCAATCGCACGCGACCGACGGCAAGGTGACGGTTGCCGAGTGA
- a CDS encoding orc1/cdc6 family replication initiation protein, with the protein MSGPFSDLTDTLFADKSVLSESYQPEEILERDEEIEAFSHALQDVLFGREPENIFLYGKAGLGKTAVTKYMMSELQSEVFEREEVDDLHVHEINCNGKTLFMVVRRLVNELLPADASPFPKRGLGTGDAFDELYAQLDRIGGTHLIVFDEIDHLDDVDTLLYELPRARSNGHITESLVGIVGISNNYTFRQSLSAKVKDTLMETEISFSPYDAGELRTILHDRADRAFVDGACDESAIAKAAALSAQDMGNARQAIDLLRVGAEVAERDGDETVTDDHIEDARTLVQRGRLRNKIRDQTEHAQYILETIAKLEERNEVPARSKEIQEGYERVAEAYGATPLTTLKSIQDHLSDLHMLGFLVRHERNKGLSGGQYYEYELDLDPMIVLETREEIVQAAD; encoded by the coding sequence ATGTCTGGTCCGTTTAGCGATCTTACGGATACTCTCTTCGCCGATAAGTCGGTCCTCAGCGAGAGCTACCAGCCCGAGGAGATCCTCGAGCGCGACGAGGAAATCGAGGCGTTCAGTCACGCGCTGCAGGACGTTCTCTTCGGCCGAGAGCCCGAAAACATCTTTCTCTACGGGAAAGCCGGTCTCGGAAAGACGGCCGTGACGAAGTACATGATGAGCGAGCTGCAGTCGGAGGTCTTCGAGCGGGAGGAAGTGGACGACCTCCACGTCCACGAGATCAACTGCAACGGAAAGACCCTGTTCATGGTCGTTCGACGGCTCGTCAACGAACTCTTACCGGCCGACGCGAGTCCGTTTCCGAAGCGGGGGCTCGGGACCGGCGACGCCTTCGACGAACTCTACGCGCAACTCGACCGGATCGGCGGCACGCACCTGATCGTCTTCGACGAGATCGACCACCTCGACGACGTGGACACGCTGCTCTACGAGCTGCCGCGGGCGCGATCGAACGGCCACATCACGGAGTCGCTGGTCGGCATCGTCGGCATCAGCAACAACTACACGTTCCGCCAGTCGCTGTCCGCGAAGGTCAAGGACACGCTCATGGAGACCGAAATCTCGTTCAGTCCGTACGACGCCGGCGAACTCCGGACGATCCTCCACGACCGCGCCGACCGGGCGTTCGTCGACGGCGCCTGCGACGAGTCGGCGATCGCGAAGGCGGCGGCGCTCTCGGCCCAGGACATGGGGAACGCTCGTCAAGCGATCGACCTCCTCCGCGTCGGCGCCGAGGTCGCCGAACGCGACGGCGACGAGACGGTCACCGACGACCACATCGAGGACGCGCGCACCCTCGTCCAACGCGGTCGACTGCGGAACAAGATCCGCGACCAGACCGAGCACGCCCAGTACATCCTCGAGACGATCGCGAAACTCGAGGAACGGAACGAGGTCCCGGCTCGATCGAAGGAGATCCAGGAGGGGTACGAACGGGTCGCAGAGGCCTACGGGGCGACGCCGCTGACGACGTTGAAGAGCATTCAGGACCACCTGTCGGATCTCCACATGCTCGGCTTCCTCGTGCGCCACGAGCGCAACAAGGGCCTCAGCGGCGGTCAGTACTACGAGTACGAACTGGATCTGGATCCAATGATCGTCCTCGAGACGAGAGAGGAGATCGTGCAGGCGGCCGACTGA
- a CDS encoding efflux RND transporter permease subunit, whose translation MTDDDRTADESSPRRSEGRSNGSSDSPDSSDDSGIFGFSLDFDFDLGLGSGTERNAGSESSGSSTGSRSDDDDFLGDDPFTRRVNPLITNRPWTVVIVFLLLTALFLGGAVAGGGGQEAGTDQFTEDTEAQEAYESMQEDFNRGSRDSGGTTAQLFLTDDRNAISKPNLVRMLEFQDRIENDDGLRVASSTSPASLVATQLDANATTAEEQRRAIERASPRQLEKAIATADETMGLPVSTDFTRESASADVAQIAITYDTPSNADESYHADLIYETEDVANEIDGFDSDDNIVVFGQPVVNDETMQLLGDTAIVVFPAALLLILLFLIIAYRDPIDLALGLAALLMSMIWTFGFMGFAGIPFSDSLLTVFPLLLAVGIDFGIHIINRYREERSAGASIGDAMGITTGQLTTALLIVTLTTVFGFAANLTSDMTRDFGIVAAAGISFTFLIFGVFLPAGKVALDQLREGTRFPSFGTEPLGSEESRLGRVLPVGVHVARVIPVVFLVAMLVFGASVAAYGTGVSTEFDQEAFFPDENRLEQYESLPGPLSPSEYTFITVLDIMEEDFDQGMQGSVTVYVDDPGLRDDGALREIDNSLEDPPDAFKTDGRQADATSILDVIDEQSAANPEFSRTVKRYDGDGDEIPDRNVDAVYDDLFAVAEDEAAGRLTTDRSATRIDIQVEADAEQAEAVAAAREVADEMNMDATATGQLVIFESVVEKIGDSAITSLFVAFLLTVVLLVLSYWWLEGRAIYGVINLVPVLLAVAMLAGSMRYFDVPLSPINAPILSVSIGLGVDYTVHLMHRFVDEYEERGDVDEALLVTVRGTGGALTGSMLTTVCGLGVLYFALIPLIMEFGLLLALGVFYSWLTSIVVLPSVIVVWDRLETKYGTLSIGRLVPE comes from the coding sequence ATGACTGATGACGACCGCACCGCCGACGAGTCCTCGCCCCGTCGCTCGGAGGGACGTTCGAACGGTTCGTCCGACTCGCCTGACTCGAGCGACGATAGTGGCATCTTTGGATTTAGTCTCGACTTTGATTTCGATCTCGGCCTCGGAAGCGGGACGGAGCGCAACGCCGGGAGCGAGAGTAGCGGCTCCAGTACCGGCTCTCGTAGTGACGACGACGATTTCCTAGGCGATGACCCGTTCACACGTCGGGTTAACCCGTTAATTACGAACCGCCCGTGGACTGTCGTGATCGTCTTCCTCCTGTTGACGGCCCTCTTCCTCGGGGGCGCCGTCGCTGGCGGCGGTGGACAGGAAGCCGGTACCGACCAGTTCACCGAGGATACCGAGGCCCAGGAGGCCTACGAGAGTATGCAAGAGGACTTCAATCGTGGGAGTCGGGACTCCGGCGGGACGACCGCCCAGCTGTTCCTCACGGACGACCGCAACGCGATCTCGAAACCGAACCTGGTTCGGATGCTCGAGTTCCAGGATCGGATCGAGAACGACGACGGGCTGCGCGTCGCCTCGTCGACGAGTCCGGCCTCGCTGGTCGCGACCCAGCTCGATGCCAATGCGACGACCGCTGAAGAACAACGTCGCGCCATCGAGCGCGCTTCGCCGCGACAACTCGAGAAGGCGATCGCGACGGCCGACGAGACGATGGGCTTGCCGGTCAGTACCGACTTCACGCGCGAGTCCGCGTCCGCAGACGTCGCACAGATCGCGATCACCTACGATACGCCGTCGAACGCGGACGAGTCGTACCACGCGGACCTCATCTACGAAACCGAGGACGTCGCGAACGAGATCGACGGCTTCGATTCGGACGACAATATCGTCGTCTTCGGGCAACCCGTCGTCAACGACGAGACGATGCAGTTGCTCGGCGATACGGCGATCGTCGTCTTCCCGGCGGCGCTACTGTTGATCCTGCTGTTCCTGATCATCGCTTACCGGGACCCGATCGATCTCGCGCTCGGCCTGGCGGCGCTGCTCATGTCGATGATCTGGACGTTCGGCTTCATGGGGTTCGCGGGTATCCCCTTCTCCGACTCCCTGCTGACCGTCTTCCCACTGTTGTTGGCGGTCGGAATCGACTTCGGCATACACATCATCAACCGCTACCGCGAGGAACGGTCCGCGGGCGCATCGATCGGCGACGCGATGGGAATCACGACCGGCCAGCTCACGACCGCGCTGTTGATCGTCACCCTGACGACGGTCTTCGGCTTCGCGGCGAACCTGACCAGCGACATGACTCGGGACTTCGGGATCGTCGCCGCGGCCGGCATCAGCTTCACGTTCCTCATCTTCGGCGTCTTCCTCCCCGCGGGGAAGGTCGCCCTCGACCAACTTCGCGAGGGAACGCGGTTCCCGTCGTTCGGAACCGAACCGCTAGGAAGCGAAGAGTCGCGGCTGGGGCGGGTGCTTCCAGTCGGCGTCCACGTCGCACGCGTCATCCCAGTCGTTTTCCTCGTCGCGATGCTCGTCTTCGGCGCCAGCGTCGCCGCGTACGGCACCGGCGTCAGCACCGAGTTCGACCAGGAGGCGTTCTTCCCCGACGAAAATCGCCTCGAGCAGTACGAGTCTCTACCCGGACCGCTTTCCCCGTCCGAGTACACCTTCATCACCGTCCTCGACATCATGGAGGAGGACTTCGATCAAGGGATGCAGGGGTCGGTGACGGTCTACGTCGACGATCCGGGGTTGCGCGACGACGGCGCGCTCCGCGAAATAGACAATTCGCTCGAGGACCCCCCGGACGCCTTCAAGACGGACGGCCGGCAGGCCGATGCGACCAGTATCCTCGACGTGATCGACGAGCAGTCTGCGGCGAATCCCGAGTTTTCGAGGACGGTCAAGCGGTACGACGGCGACGGCGACGAAATTCCGGATCGGAACGTCGACGCGGTCTACGACGACCTGTTCGCCGTCGCCGAGGACGAAGCGGCCGGTCGCCTGACGACCGACCGCAGCGCGACGCGAATCGACATCCAGGTCGAGGCCGACGCCGAGCAGGCCGAAGCCGTCGCCGCCGCACGCGAGGTCGCCGACGAAATGAACATGGACGCGACCGCGACCGGGCAACTGGTCATCTTCGAGAGCGTCGTCGAGAAGATCGGCGACTCGGCGATCACGAGCCTCTTCGTCGCGTTCCTGCTGACGGTCGTCCTGCTCGTCCTCTCGTACTGGTGGCTCGAGGGACGGGCGATCTACGGCGTGATCAACCTCGTGCCGGTGTTGCTGGCCGTCGCGATGCTCGCGGGTTCGATGCGGTACTTCGACGTGCCGTTGAGTCCGATCAACGCACCGATCCTCTCGGTCTCGATCGGGTTGGGCGTCGACTACACGGTGCACCTTATGCACCGGTTCGTCGACGAGTACGAGGAGCGCGGCGACGTCGACGAGGCGCTGCTCGTGACGGTCCGTGGTACTGGCGGCGCCCTCACTGGGAGCATGCTCACGACCGTCTGCGGACTCGGCGTGCTGTACTTCGCACTGATCCCGCTGATCATGGAGTTCGGCCTCCTGCTGGCGCTGGGAGTCTTCTACTCCTGGCTCACGTCGATCGTCGTGCTTCCCTCGGTGATCGTCGTCTGGGACCGCCTCGAGACAAAGTACGGGACGCTCTCGATCGGGCGGCTCGTCCCTGAATAG
- a CDS encoding COG1361 S-layer family protein, which yields MGLPTMVSAAEVGKPNLSVYAPDNEVQPGTENSINLKIKNDAELKAGSNSQMLTANGVTVELEDTGPFEVKSGETPVGPIQDGQMVEVPQRIEVPDDVEPGKYEVTVRVRYSHWNRISSMERKTETKKYDVTLVVPDEPRFDVDTVKSDVEPGASGEAMLEITNTGTERANETRATIAGGTGITVDGATAEAPAEEAIGDLEPGESTTTTVDVTLAESLSAGEKPIEVGFTYRDTAGIEREAPAEITTLTPGPEQTFSIDTLEDTLSVGYEGEITGEIANDGPRPIDDAVLIVEPMSESLYIEDTRYALPALEAGETATFRYPTDVSGQADPGPRQLRFSVEYTGPSGEATLSDGPMSERVVVDERQDEFSITDDGVTVQQGKTSEFALTITNEREQTLSNIDARLYADSPLSTNNDEAFVPELEPGESTKITFDVSAESAAATETHPVELDFEYETESGESKLSDVYQHPIDVVPAESDGGGGGFMGSLVTVMIGLTIAGLGGVAWWRRT from the coding sequence ATGGGACTTCCAACGATGGTCAGTGCGGCCGAAGTTGGCAAGCCGAACCTCTCGGTGTACGCACCGGATAATGAGGTGCAGCCGGGAACCGAGAACAGCATCAATCTCAAGATCAAGAACGACGCGGAACTGAAAGCCGGAAGTAACTCGCAGATGTTGACGGCGAACGGCGTCACCGTCGAACTCGAGGACACCGGTCCGTTCGAGGTGAAGTCGGGCGAGACACCAGTCGGCCCGATACAGGACGGCCAGATGGTCGAGGTCCCACAGCGGATCGAAGTACCGGACGACGTCGAACCCGGAAAGTACGAGGTGACGGTCCGAGTTCGGTACTCCCACTGGAACCGGATTTCCAGCATGGAACGGAAGACTGAAACCAAAAAATACGATGTCACACTCGTTGTGCCCGATGAACCGCGGTTCGACGTAGATACCGTCAAAAGCGACGTTGAGCCCGGAGCGAGCGGCGAAGCAATGCTCGAGATTACCAATACGGGAACCGAGCGCGCGAACGAAACTCGAGCGACCATCGCGGGTGGCACCGGCATTACGGTCGACGGCGCCACCGCTGAGGCGCCGGCGGAAGAAGCGATCGGCGACCTCGAACCGGGAGAGTCGACGACGACGACCGTCGACGTGACGCTCGCCGAATCGCTAAGCGCCGGCGAGAAACCGATCGAAGTCGGCTTTACGTACCGCGATACCGCGGGTATCGAACGAGAGGCCCCGGCCGAAATCACGACCCTCACCCCGGGTCCCGAACAGACTTTCTCGATCGACACTCTCGAGGACACCCTCTCGGTCGGGTACGAGGGAGAGATTACCGGCGAAATCGCGAACGACGGACCGCGGCCGATCGACGACGCCGTCCTGATCGTCGAGCCGATGAGCGAATCGCTGTACATCGAAGACACCCGCTATGCGCTCCCGGCGCTCGAAGCCGGCGAGACGGCGACGTTCCGGTATCCAACTGACGTCAGCGGTCAGGCCGACCCCGGACCGCGACAGCTCCGGTTCTCCGTCGAGTACACCGGGCCGAGCGGCGAGGCGACCCTCTCCGACGGACCGATGAGTGAGCGTGTCGTCGTCGACGAACGCCAGGACGAGTTCTCGATCACCGACGACGGCGTCACCGTCCAGCAGGGGAAGACGTCCGAGTTCGCGCTCACGATCACCAACGAACGCGAGCAGACGCTGTCGAACATCGACGCGCGACTGTACGCCGACAGTCCGCTCTCGACGAACAACGACGAGGCGTTCGTCCCCGAACTCGAGCCGGGCGAGTCGACGAAGATCACCTTCGATGTCTCGGCCGAATCCGCGGCCGCAACTGAGACGCACCCGGTCGAACTCGACTTCGAGTACGAGACCGAGAGCGGCGAATCGAAGCTCTCGGACGTCTACCAGCACCCGATCGACGTCGTTCCGGCCGAGTCCGACGGCGGCGGCGGCGGATTCATGGGCTCGCTCGTTACCGTGATGATCGGGCTGACGATCGCCGGCCTCGGCGGCGTCGCGTGGTGGCGCCGGACGTGA